A window of the Desulfobacula toluolica Tol2 genome harbors these coding sequences:
- a CDS encoding regulatory protein RecX codes for MKIMDSFSNNTKKIGPPLNMAIKYLAYQPRTVYEIQEYLKKKGISEDFIKKIIEILLEKKYLDDRYFAKFFIETKAKHKPKSKFAFRYELKKKGINPSIIDAVLTHYDDQDLALKSVRPKIKTWHRLDNKTFKKKMMNFLRYRGFNYDICLATLTHFIESRD; via the coding sequence ATGAAAATAATGGATTCATTTTCCAATAATACTAAAAAAATCGGACCTCCTTTAAATATGGCGATAAAATACTTAGCCTATCAACCGAGAACTGTTTATGAAATACAAGAATACCTTAAAAAAAAAGGGATCAGTGAAGATTTTATAAAAAAAATTATTGAAATTTTATTGGAAAAAAAATATTTAGATGACAGGTATTTCGCAAAATTTTTTATAGAAACCAAGGCAAAACACAAACCAAAATCGAAATTCGCATTTCGATATGAACTCAAAAAAAAAGGGATCAACCCGTCAATCATTGACGCTGTTTTAACGCACTATGATGATCAGGATCTGGCATTAAAGTCGGTAAGACCAAAAATAAAAACATGGCACAGACTTGATAATAAAACATTTAAAAAAAAGATGATGAATTTTTTGCGGTACAGAGGGTTTAATTATGATATATGCCTGGCAACGCTGACCCATTTTATAGAATCAAGAGACTGA
- a CDS encoding asparaginase domain-containing protein has protein sequence MEIKFIAVGGTIDKVYFDSLSRYEIGESNINDILKDGRINFKYKVSSILKKDSLDMTDQDRLIIHQAVQAEINDKIIITHGTDTMIETAKVLADIKNKVIVLTGAMEPAKFKSSDAIFNIGFAVAAVQTLPHGVYLAISGKIFTPDNVMKNRILKQFEEKM, from the coding sequence ATGGAAATTAAATTTATTGCTGTAGGCGGAACCATCGACAAAGTATATTTTGATTCGTTAAGCAGATATGAAATAGGAGAATCCAATATTAATGATATTTTAAAAGATGGAAGGATAAATTTTAAATACAAGGTGTCTTCCATATTAAAAAAAGATTCTCTTGATATGACGGATCAAGACCGGTTAATCATCCATCAAGCAGTACAAGCCGAAATTAATGACAAAATCATCATTACCCACGGCACTGACACCATGATTGAAACAGCAAAAGTGCTGGCCGACATTAAAAACAAGGTCATCGTCCTGACCGGTGCCATGGAGCCTGCAAAATTCAAATCCAGCGATGCAATTTTCAACATCGGTTTTGCTGTTGCCGCAGTTCAAACCTTACCCCATGGGGTTTATCTTGCCATTAGCGGCAAAATTTTTACACCTGATAATGTAATGAAAAACAGGATCTTAAAACAATTTGAGGAAAAAATGTAA
- a CDS encoding PilZ domain-containing protein, translating to MLFVGRKRTVDRRKNKRYKAEEGAYAAISPNSKKLGQIIDISMGGLTFKYIDTNADDNENENLPEEKIFLSSMGYYVGDLPFKIVLDYEIKNAPSFSSMKIRKMHVQFTDLSFKQLFDLDYYLRNNVSGQIKKLPPQYKS from the coding sequence ATGCTTTTTGTGGGCAGAAAAAGAACCGTTGATAGACGAAAAAACAAAAGATACAAGGCTGAAGAAGGTGCTTACGCAGCCATAAGCCCAAATTCCAAAAAATTAGGACAGATAATTGATATCAGTATGGGCGGTCTTACATTCAAATATATTGATACAAATGCGGATGATAATGAGAATGAAAATCTTCCGGAAGAAAAGATCTTTTTAAGCAGCATGGGATATTATGTAGGCGATCTTCCTTTTAAGATTGTTTTAGACTATGAAATAAAAAATGCACCCTCATTCAGTTCAATGAAAATCAGAAAAATGCATGTACAGTTTACCGACCTAAGTTTTAAACAGCTTTTTGATCTGGATTATTACCTTAGAAATAATGTTTCCGGACAAATAAAGAAGCTGCCCCCGCAATACAAATCCTAA
- a CDS encoding M16 family metallopeptidase — protein sequence MIRRNSTLKIIVLGFLFLASCVTPRHVVIDPDNGMQTDPAIVYGVLSNGFQYILMENSKPEDRVNVHLNVFAGSMHETNEQQGVAHYLEHMLFNGSEHYKPGELIEYFQSIGMDFGSDANAHTSFFNTVYDLSLPSADYQQMDDAFVVIQDYAKGALLLDAEIDRERGIIMAEKRERDSVSYRTFKKKLAFELPGSLFSERLPIGIDSVIKKADRKLLNAYYDQWYRPDNMALIVVGDFDRQTVLSMITKRFSKLKPRTFFLKHSLSTKWEEHKGVKPFYHYEPEAGSTDITIETISWEPFETQTPDLLKKRTLNHIADSILQNRLSRMVSKQTADFSEASVFSGKYLRHLSISAISAVCQPDRWKQGLEQIEKTLRQGLLFGFTQTELDRVKADFISSLEKQQNLAESQKSSDLSRKILTAINQKRLLLSPKQRMDFLKPYIESISLQDAHNALKETWAKDHRLVLVSGNAHIAQAPEANILDVYKNSYNDKITRYEDPESKKFPYLELPFSKHGIKSRQDNVKDLGITVIDFKNNIRLNLKKTDFKKNEILFKVCFGQGKKSVPVSKPGLSLLTERVLQSGGLGKLDTDELYQSLAGKEVTMGFKINENYFSLSGSANPEEAELVFQLIYHYLNDPGFRVEALDIAKTRYQQQYDSRIRTPEGIMRTTGDLFLAGNDTRFGLPRPVTINQYTLNDIKDWLIPYFKSSPVEISIIGDFDFENIINLASTYIGAIQKRQSFPIKSINTGKIYFPEGEHLELKMDTKMNTGVVHVAFPTDDFWNIRQTRRLSVLSRVLSERLRIVIREELGETYSPYVYNDPSMSFNGYGILHMVVSVKNDSHQFVFNKIKDIINAVTENGISKKEMDLALKPVINHLKVLRKTNSYWLNSVMANASNYPQKFDWSGNMTDDYKSITRDDLILLAKKYLNNNRSAIIYIKPETHKQ from the coding sequence GTGATAAGGCGCAATAGTACTCTTAAAATTATTGTTTTAGGATTTTTATTTTTAGCTTCGTGTGTTACCCCCAGACATGTTGTTATTGATCCCGATAACGGCATGCAAACTGATCCTGCAATTGTTTATGGAGTACTCTCCAATGGATTCCAATATATCCTCATGGAGAATTCCAAACCAGAAGACAGGGTTAACGTTCATCTGAATGTTTTTGCCGGCTCCATGCATGAGACAAATGAGCAACAAGGTGTTGCCCATTATCTGGAACATATGTTGTTTAACGGGTCAGAACATTATAAGCCAGGTGAATTAATTGAATATTTCCAATCTATTGGTATGGATTTCGGCTCGGATGCCAATGCCCATACCTCTTTTTTTAATACGGTTTATGATCTGTCTTTGCCCAGCGCAGACTATCAGCAAATGGATGATGCCTTTGTCGTCATACAGGACTATGCAAAGGGGGCACTTCTTTTGGATGCTGAAATTGATCGTGAACGCGGCATTATTATGGCGGAAAAAAGGGAACGAGACTCGGTATCGTACCGTACCTTTAAAAAAAAACTGGCATTTGAACTGCCGGGTTCATTGTTTTCTGAAAGATTACCAATTGGGATCGACAGTGTCATAAAAAAAGCAGATCGAAAATTGTTGAACGCATATTATGACCAGTGGTATCGGCCTGATAATATGGCGTTGATTGTTGTGGGTGACTTTGACAGGCAAACGGTTCTTTCCATGATAACCAAAAGATTTTCCAAACTCAAACCCCGCACTTTTTTTTTGAAACATTCTTTATCAACCAAATGGGAAGAACATAAAGGGGTAAAACCTTTTTATCATTATGAGCCCGAAGCCGGCAGTACTGATATCACAATTGAGACAATTTCCTGGGAACCTTTTGAAACACAAACCCCGGATCTCCTGAAAAAAAGAACGTTAAACCATATAGCAGATTCCATATTGCAGAATCGATTATCGAGAATGGTCAGCAAGCAAACGGCAGATTTTTCAGAAGCATCTGTTTTTTCAGGAAAATATTTGCGTCACCTTTCAATATCGGCCATTAGTGCCGTTTGTCAACCCGATAGGTGGAAACAGGGTCTTGAGCAGATTGAAAAAACCTTGAGACAGGGTCTTTTATTTGGTTTTACGCAAACGGAGCTGGATAGAGTCAAGGCGGATTTCATTTCCTCGCTTGAAAAACAGCAAAATCTTGCAGAATCACAAAAAAGTTCTGATCTTTCCAGAAAAATTTTGACAGCTATAAATCAAAAAAGATTGCTGTTATCTCCGAAACAGAGAATGGATTTTTTAAAACCCTATATTGAATCAATTTCATTGCAGGATGCCCATAACGCGCTAAAAGAGACATGGGCAAAAGATCACCGGCTTGTGCTTGTATCAGGCAATGCCCATATAGCGCAGGCACCTGAAGCAAACATTCTTGATGTTTATAAGAACAGTTACAACGATAAAATTACACGGTATGAAGATCCTGAATCCAAGAAATTCCCATATCTTGAATTGCCGTTTTCTAAACACGGCATCAAGTCAAGGCAAGATAATGTTAAAGATCTTGGTATCACGGTTATTGATTTTAAAAATAATATTCGATTAAATTTAAAAAAAACAGATTTTAAAAAAAATGAAATTCTTTTTAAGGTTTGTTTTGGCCAGGGAAAAAAATCAGTGCCTGTTTCAAAACCGGGTTTATCCTTACTTACTGAGCGTGTGCTTCAGTCAGGCGGATTAGGAAAGCTTGATACGGATGAGTTGTACCAATCCCTTGCCGGCAAAGAGGTCACGATGGGATTCAAGATCAATGAAAATTATTTTTCTTTATCCGGGTCTGCTAACCCTGAAGAAGCTGAGCTTGTTTTTCAACTCATCTATCATTATCTTAATGATCCAGGATTCAGGGTTGAAGCTCTGGATATAGCGAAAACCAGGTATCAACAGCAGTATGACAGCCGCATACGAACACCTGAAGGCATTATGCGGACAACAGGAGATCTTTTTCTTGCCGGAAACGATACCCGGTTTGGGTTGCCCCGGCCTGTGACGATTAATCAGTATACACTGAATGATATTAAAGATTGGTTGATTCCATATTTTAAAAGTTCACCGGTTGAAATATCCATTATTGGAGATTTTGATTTTGAAAATATAATAAATCTTGCTTCAACCTATATTGGAGCGATTCAAAAAAGACAAAGTTTTCCTATTAAATCAATCAATACAGGTAAAATATATTTCCCGGAAGGTGAACATCTTGAACTGAAAATGGATACAAAAATGAATACAGGCGTTGTTCATGTCGCATTCCCAACAGATGATTTTTGGAATATCAGGCAAACTCGCAGGCTATCTGTTTTATCCAGGGTTCTTTCAGAAAGATTGAGAATCGTTATAAGAGAGGAACTTGGTGAAACATATTCTCCTTATGTGTATAATGATCCCTCGATGAGCTTTAATGGCTATGGCATACTGCATATGGTTGTCAGTGTAAAAAATGATAGTCATCAATTCGTTTTCAATAAAATTAAAGATATTATCAATGCCGTAACTGAAAACGGTATTTCAAAAAAAGAGATGGATCTTGCCTTAAAACCGGTTATAAATCATCTGAAAGTTCTTAGAAAAACCAATTCTTACTGGTTAAATTCCGTCATGGCCAATGCTTCAAATTATCCACAAAAATTTGATTGGTCCGGAAATATGACGGATGACTACAAATCAATCACCAGGGATGATTTGATATTGCTTGCAAAAAAATATCTGAATAACAATAGAAGCGCTATAATTTACATTAAACCGGAAACTCATAAGCAATAA
- a CDS encoding peptidylprolyl isomerase — translation MLRYLRENTGNWIIKLFLGIIVIVFVFLGVGSFGTKRNDSIATINDDPITIKEYQQAYKSIVDQMRARFGKNLNDDILKALNVKQQALDSLIEQKIILAQADKLKINVSDKELQETLLSIKAFQKDGKFDLEQYKKVLSLNSLNPEIFEELQINSIRQQKIKDMVLSAVNVSDLEARNWYLFQNTKIAVDYLLFDPKDYSDIHPDEDQIKASYIENKDQYKSEPKIKAVYLKFSPEDYKDTVSVTESDIKEYYEQNPEQFKIPQKIEARHILIKVSEDAEEEVVKATEKRAREIYVKAVDEGQDFELLAKQYSEGPSKENGGYLGVFEKQSMVKPFADKAFAMKAGEISTPVRTRFGWHIIKIIAKFDASTKTLAQSSEKIKKELKQQKLQNLAYDKAGEAFDAVIDGDDLEQVALIAKQNIITTKEFSILGEGINIADNKGFARAAFELPLDDISDVKQFGDSYYLIKVVKKIDPVVQELDIVKDRVRKALKTKMQIARAKEDAQLYLTKALEIKKSDTKVLDTEKSVKKILDKLANDHKLNIKSTELFIRNGNVEGVGNSPEFIQASFSLNNNNTIYPEIIKTSGGFCIIGLKERQLPEESEISENINSIKDEIIWRKQAQSFQAWMAELKKQCEINYDPEFLN, via the coding sequence ATGCTGCGTTACTTGCGTGAAAATACCGGAAACTGGATCATTAAATTATTTCTTGGGATCATTGTTATCGTGTTTGTGTTTCTCGGTGTGGGATCATTCGGAACAAAAAGAAATGATTCAATTGCAACTATCAATGATGACCCGATTACCATAAAGGAGTATCAGCAGGCATATAAGTCGATTGTTGATCAAATGCGGGCAAGATTTGGAAAAAATTTAAATGATGATATTCTGAAAGCACTTAATGTAAAACAACAGGCGCTTGATTCATTAATTGAACAAAAAATAATTTTAGCCCAGGCCGACAAACTCAAGATTAATGTTTCTGATAAAGAACTTCAAGAAACTCTGCTTTCAATTAAAGCATTTCAAAAAGATGGAAAATTTGATTTAGAGCAGTATAAAAAAGTCTTAAGTTTGAATTCTTTGAATCCTGAAATTTTTGAAGAGCTTCAAATCAATTCAATCAGACAGCAAAAGATTAAAGATATGGTGCTGAGTGCTGTGAATGTATCAGACCTTGAAGCAAGGAACTGGTATTTATTTCAAAATACAAAAATTGCAGTTGATTATTTGCTGTTTGATCCTAAAGATTATTCAGATATTCATCCGGATGAAGACCAGATCAAAGCGTCTTATATTGAAAATAAAGATCAATATAAATCTGAGCCTAAAATCAAGGCAGTGTATTTGAAATTTTCTCCTGAAGATTATAAAGATACCGTAAGTGTCACAGAATCCGATATTAAAGAGTATTACGAACAAAACCCGGAACAATTTAAAATACCACAAAAAATTGAAGCCAGGCATATTTTAATTAAAGTCAGTGAAGATGCCGAAGAAGAAGTTGTTAAGGCAACAGAAAAAAGAGCCCGGGAAATATATGTGAAGGCTGTTGATGAAGGACAGGATTTTGAACTGCTTGCAAAACAATATTCAGAAGGGCCTTCAAAAGAGAACGGAGGATACCTGGGTGTGTTTGAAAAACAAAGTATGGTGAAACCTTTTGCTGACAAGGCCTTTGCTATGAAGGCCGGTGAAATAAGTACTCCTGTGCGAACTCGATTTGGCTGGCATATCATTAAAATCATAGCCAAATTTGATGCTTCCACTAAAACGTTGGCCCAGAGTTCGGAAAAAATTAAAAAAGAGCTGAAACAACAAAAACTGCAGAATTTAGCTTACGATAAAGCCGGGGAAGCATTTGATGCCGTGATTGACGGAGACGATTTAGAACAGGTCGCCCTTATCGCCAAGCAAAACATCATTACAACCAAAGAGTTCAGTATCCTTGGAGAAGGGATTAATATTGCTGATAATAAAGGCTTTGCAAGGGCTGCTTTTGAGCTTCCTCTGGATGATATCAGTGATGTAAAACAATTTGGTGACTCTTATTATTTGATCAAGGTGGTTAAAAAGATTGATCCTGTTGTTCAGGAACTTGATATTGTAAAAGACAGGGTTCGAAAAGCGCTTAAGACAAAAATGCAAATAGCACGGGCAAAAGAAGATGCTCAGTTGTATCTCACCAAAGCCCTTGAGATAAAAAAATCAGACACCAAAGTACTGGATACAGAAAAATCGGTAAAAAAAATATTGGATAAGTTGGCTAATGACCATAAACTAAACATTAAATCCACGGAATTATTTATAAGAAACGGCAATGTCGAAGGAGTAGGTAATTCTCCTGAATTTATCCAGGCAAGTTTTTCATTGAATAATAATAACACAATTTATCCTGAAATAATTAAAACTTCAGGCGGTTTTTGTATTATCGGTTTAAAAGAACGACAATTACCCGAAGAATCTGAAATTTCAGAAAATATTAACAGTATAAAAGATGAAATTATCTGGAGAAAACAGGCCCAATCGTTTCAGGCATGGATGGCTGAATTAAAAAAACAGTGTGAAATCAATTATGATCCTGAATTTTTGAATTAA
- a CDS encoding methyl-accepting chemotaxis protein: protein MKLSLKYKFLIPTVTTTILCLILMSVVSYMKSSKALENSIAGQVEYVSGSISKQLGNWIMERRNDLNNFSEETIFTDAANQSLQDESIQSTANRRLEKIKRNSTFFELIALAGPGGKIIASSETGMIGSMNISNRSYFKEAFSGKVSVSDIIKSKVSGNPVFCISYPVKQKNTIVGVLFGAINLNHFTKEFVDSEKVGETGYAYISSNEGIILAHPDKSKILTLDISQYDFGRQMLKQKKGLINYSFEGVNKTVAFAEEPNLGWIVASTADKAEIFAPVYQMRNTSIIIGVVCVIIIAAIIFLITQSIVNPINRIINGMEEGANQVASASIQVSSASQSLAEGSSQQASSIEETSASIEEMSSMTKKNAENSSNADRLMKQANHVVTEANESMKQLTLSMNDISKASEETSKIIKTIDEIAFQTNLLALNAAVEAARAGEAGAGFAVVADEVRNLAMRAANAAKDTAELIKDTVKKISDGSAIVLKTSDSFRDVAESSSKVGDLVVEISEASRDQSDGIDQVNNAIYEMDKVVQQNATNAEESASASEEMSSQAEQLRDYVADLVLLVSGKEDRTNVLINKKKAPFFSYKSHSIGLNQNKITATSKQEIKSNQIIPFDENESFEDF, encoded by the coding sequence ATGAAACTCAGCTTAAAATATAAATTTCTTATTCCAACTGTGACAACAACCATACTTTGTTTGATTTTGATGTCAGTTGTTTCATACATGAAATCCAGCAAAGCCCTGGAAAATTCAATTGCAGGCCAGGTGGAATATGTATCCGGTTCAATTTCAAAGCAACTTGGCAATTGGATCATGGAACGGAGAAATGATTTAAATAATTTCAGTGAAGAAACCATATTTACAGATGCTGCGAACCAATCATTACAAGATGAGAGCATACAAAGCACAGCAAATCGTCGTTTGGAAAAAATCAAAAGGAACAGTACATTTTTTGAACTTATCGCCCTGGCTGGTCCAGGGGGCAAGATTATAGCGTCATCTGAAACCGGTATGATCGGATCAATGAATATCTCAAATCGGAGTTATTTTAAAGAAGCTTTTTCAGGAAAGGTATCTGTTTCAGACATAATCAAAAGCAAAGTTTCAGGAAATCCTGTCTTTTGCATCTCTTATCCGGTTAAGCAAAAAAATACCATAGTAGGCGTGCTTTTTGGAGCCATTAATTTGAATCATTTTACAAAAGAATTTGTTGATTCCGAAAAAGTCGGAGAAACAGGATATGCATATATCAGCAGTAATGAGGGAATTATACTGGCCCATCCGGATAAATCAAAGATATTAACACTGGATATCAGTCAATATGATTTCGGCCGCCAAATGCTGAAACAAAAAAAAGGGCTGATAAACTATAGCTTTGAAGGTGTTAATAAAACAGTTGCATTTGCAGAAGAACCGAATTTGGGTTGGATAGTTGCGTCAACAGCAGACAAGGCTGAAATTTTTGCTCCGGTTTATCAGATGCGTAACACAAGCATTATTATCGGTGTTGTTTGCGTTATTATTATTGCAGCAATAATATTCTTAATTACACAGTCAATTGTGAATCCAATCAACAGGATTATCAACGGAATGGAAGAAGGGGCTAACCAGGTTGCATCAGCTTCGATTCAGGTATCCTCTGCCAGCCAGTCTCTTGCAGAGGGCTCTTCCCAGCAGGCATCCTCTATTGAAGAAACTTCTGCATCAATAGAAGAGATGTCTTCAATGACAAAGAAAAATGCTGAAAATTCAAGCAATGCCGACCGTCTCATGAAACAGGCAAATCATGTCGTTACTGAGGCAAATGAATCAATGAAACAACTTACTCTTTCCATGAATGATATTTCAAAAGCAAGTGAAGAAACTTCCAAGATCATCAAAACAATTGATGAAATTGCATTTCAGACAAATCTTCTGGCATTGAATGCTGCCGTTGAGGCTGCTCGTGCAGGCGAAGCCGGAGCAGGATTCGCCGTCGTTGCAGATGAGGTCAGAAATCTTGCCATGCGGGCTGCTAATGCTGCAAAAGATACGGCAGAGTTGATTAAAGATACTGTAAAAAAAATCAGCGATGGATCAGCAATAGTTTTAAAAACCAGCGATTCTTTTAGGGATGTGGCTGAAAGCAGCAGTAAGGTTGGTGATCTGGTTGTTGAAATTTCAGAAGCATCCAGAGACCAGTCTGATGGAATTGATCAGGTCAATAACGCTATTTACGAAATGGACAAAGTGGTTCAACAAAATGCCACCAATGCTGAAGAATCCGCTTCCGCATCAGAAGAGATGAGTTCCCAGGCAGAACAACTAAGGGATTATGTGGCTGATCTTGTTCTTTTGGTGAGCGGCAAAGAAGACAGGACAAATGTTTTGATAAACAAAAAAAAAGCCCCCTTCTTTTCTTATAAATCTCATTCTATTGGCTTAAATCAAAACAAAATAACGGCTACCAGTAAACAAGAAATCAAATCGAATCAAATTATACCCTTTGATGAAAATGAGTCGTTTGAAGATTTTTAA
- a CDS encoding sigma-54-dependent transcriptional regulator has translation MPNVLIIDDDEQICKLLSKVFNRMGYSASYQLTLKEGLDKIISEYIDIVFLDVNLPDGNGLDAIEIIKQRPLAPEIIIITADEDIDGAELAMRSNAWDYISKRESHRDFKFALERALEYRRQKQAKSPEKQINCAAIIGKSRLISNCLDKISTAAHNDLPVLITGETGTGKELFSRAIHDNSKRFHEEFVVVDCASLPEHLVENTLFGHAKGAFTGADSDKTGLMEMADKGTLFLDEVGELPLDVQKKFLRVLQEKIFRPIGSKKEVKSDFRLICATHRDIADMVKQNKFREDLFFRLFSMNIHLPPLKDRKEDIIILAQHHLNSKKDLSGKNCTMSREFLEELKLYEWPGNVRELLNTIDLVFSEAGDGTTLFPHHLPENIRAVNIRNKIKAQNKANTHTPPFFPNKKKIGSIPKLKDHIENTKHAYIQNLILVTQGNIKETCRISGLSRGHIYRLLQQYNIKGV, from the coding sequence ATGCCTAACGTATTAATCATAGATGATGACGAACAGATATGTAAACTTTTATCCAAAGTTTTTAATAGAATGGGTTATTCCGCATCTTATCAACTGACTTTGAAAGAGGGACTGGATAAAATAATTTCTGAATATATTGATATTGTTTTTCTGGATGTAAATTTGCCGGACGGCAATGGCCTGGACGCTATAGAAATCATAAAACAGCGACCATTGGCTCCGGAAATCATTATTATTACGGCGGATGAAGATATTGACGGTGCAGAGTTGGCAATGCGGTCTAACGCCTGGGATTATATTTCAAAAAGAGAATCCCATAGAGATTTTAAATTTGCTTTAGAAAGAGCATTAGAATATCGCAGGCAAAAACAGGCAAAAAGCCCGGAAAAACAGATTAACTGTGCAGCTATTATTGGCAAAAGCAGATTAATCTCAAACTGTCTGGATAAAATTTCAACGGCAGCCCATAATGATCTTCCTGTCCTTATCACAGGAGAGACAGGAACCGGTAAAGAGCTTTTTTCAAGGGCCATCCATGACAACAGTAAACGATTCCATGAAGAATTTGTGGTTGTTGACTGTGCCTCGTTGCCTGAACATCTTGTTGAAAACACATTGTTTGGCCATGCAAAAGGTGCATTTACAGGGGCTGATTCTGATAAAACAGGCTTAATGGAAATGGCTGATAAGGGAACCCTGTTCCTGGATGAAGTGGGTGAACTCCCTTTAGATGTTCAAAAAAAATTTCTCAGAGTACTTCAGGAAAAGATATTCAGACCCATTGGCAGCAAAAAAGAAGTTAAAAGTGACTTCAGGCTGATTTGCGCAACACATCGTGATATAGCAGACATGGTGAAACAAAACAAATTCCGAGAAGACCTTTTTTTTAGATTATTTTCCATGAATATTCACCTGCCTCCATTAAAAGACCGCAAAGAAGATATCATCATTCTTGCCCAACATCATCTCAATAGCAAAAAAGATCTTTCCGGAAAAAATTGTACTATGTCCCGGGAATTTTTAGAAGAACTTAAATTGTACGAATGGCCTGGAAATGTCCGGGAACTTCTCAATACAATAGATCTGGTCTTCAGCGAGGCAGGTGACGGCACAACACTTTTTCCTCATCACCTGCCTGAAAATATTCGGGCAGTTAACATCAGAAATAAAATCAAAGCTCAAAACAAAGCCAACACACACACGCCACCTTTTTTTCCAAACAAAAAAAAAATCGGCAGCATCCCAAAGCTAAAAGATCATATTGAAAACACAAAACATGCATATATTCAGAATCTGATATTGGTCACACAAGGAAATATTAAGGAAACCTGCCGGATATCCGGGCTTTCAAGAGGTCATATTTACCGTCTCTTGCAACAGTATAATATAAAAGGAGTTTAA